The proteins below come from a single Patescibacteria group bacterium genomic window:
- a CDS encoding CxxC-x17-CxxC domain-containing protein yields MKNFNRNGKSFDRKNGPSFDRRESMSGGYNRGGDSDHHVMHQAVCSECGQSCEVPFKPTGNKPVYCSNCFKGKDKSSSSRSFGRDFGKPNFYEKKMFKATCSQCGQSCEVPFRPTGEKPVLCSSCFGKDPRSTDRKPSDVNSGKFDGQLKTINEKLDKILRQLAQTETNVSPVKEKTVIKPEVKKKETAKAAVKKKVVKTVKVKPKAKKKK; encoded by the coding sequence ATGAAAAATTTTAACAGAAACGGAAAATCATTTGACCGGAAAAACGGTCCCAGTTTTGACCGCAGAGAATCAATGAGCGGCGGATACAACAGAGGGGGTGATTCGGATCATCACGTAATGCATCAAGCGGTTTGCTCGGAATGCGGTCAGAGCTGCGAAGTACCGTTTAAACCGACCGGTAATAAGCCGGTTTACTGCAGTAACTGCTTTAAAGGCAAGGACAAATCAAGTTCTAGCCGATCTTTTGGCAGGGATTTTGGCAAACCGAATTTTTATGAAAAGAAAATGTTTAAAGCCACCTGTTCCCAGTGCGGACAGAGTTGCGAAGTACCATTCAGACCTACAGGGGAGAAGCCGGTTCTATGTTCCAGCTGTTTTGGCAAAGATCCGAGAAGCACAGATCGAAAGCCAAGTGATGTGAATAGTGGAAAGTTCGATGGTCAGTTGAAGACTATTAACGAGAAGCTGGATAAAATATTAAGACAATTAGCACAAACTGAAACAAATGTTTCCCCAGTAAAAGAAAAAACTGTTATCAAACCAGAAGTGAAGAAGAAGGAAACAGCAAAAGCTGCGGTAAAAAAGAAGGTGGTTAAGACGGTTAAAGTAAAGCCAAAAGCAAAGAAGAAAAAATAA
- a CDS encoding NUDIX domain-containing protein, with the protein MDIKQFTATKAFIKYNGKILILRESGKYKDGTNEGYYDIPGGRVKPGQRFDESLRREIKEETGLNIAIGDPFFVNEWRPEKNGELWQIVGIFFECQADTDQVNLSDDHDKYEWINPKEYMKFKLIDNLKPAFESYNARPNKD; encoded by the coding sequence ATGGATATAAAACAATTCACTGCCACTAAAGCATTTATCAAATATAACGGTAAAATACTGATTCTTCGGGAATCAGGAAAATATAAGGACGGCACTAATGAGGGATATTATGATATTCCCGGCGGGCGGGTTAAACCGGGACAAAGGTTTGATGAAAGTCTGCGCAGAGAGATTAAAGAAGAAACCGGGTTAAATATCGCAATCGGAGATCCGTTTTTTGTGAACGAATGGCGACCGGAAAAAAACGGTGAGCTGTGGCAAATTGTCGGGATCTTTTTCGAATGTCAGGCCGACACCGACCAAGTTAACTTAAGTGATGATCATGATAAATATGAATGGATTAATCCGAAAGAATACATGAAATTCAAACTTATTGATAACCTAAAACCAGCATTTGAAAGCTACAATGCTCGGCCAAACAAAGACTAA
- a CDS encoding amidohydrolase family protein gives MSNEFSELKNGLEYRQKDITFSTGRNSKSRYTMLREGNPRKVLIHGIPFLITINQNDKLEVLSGRSILIEDGVIVKILKATELSFVDLTEIDLIYDAEQGGGIVVTPGLVNAHAHPPMYLLRSTLTFSEANLEKTLRGMARLEGKMNEDDFFLGAVGDFTEQQKFGISTTLSHYGVFNPIDDAAKLTGQVVINAISAVSNSHPENTPAMVEKYLKNKAKYHTEPAIAIHEPSKASEAIFKKVRILQKKYNALFTIHVAETKESLEKSVKKFGEHPVKTLDRFGLLNPRTMMSHVVHVGREEVALILKRKAGVVHLPTSNLLHRSGQFDYPLFHKLKATGQIALGTDSVVSKNRLDLLTEALQTKTMHQNRKIVPYSDLFNMITAQGARLLGLKKVGKLLPGYRADIAFWKLQDRGFLPYNSKDPKTLVSNMITYGGRNIRDLMINGSFVISNRKHNFINETNLLMQLQLAHMQLRKKI, from the coding sequence ATGAGCAACGAATTCTCCGAACTTAAAAATGGGCTTGAATATCGGCAGAAAGATATTACATTTTCCACGGGTCGAAACAGTAAGAGCCGTTATACTATGTTGCGCGAAGGGAATCCCAGAAAAGTACTGATTCACGGAATCCCTTTTTTGATTACGATTAATCAGAATGATAAATTGGAGGTACTGTCCGGCCGGTCTATCCTAATCGAGGACGGCGTGATAGTTAAAATACTAAAAGCAACCGAACTTTCCTTTGTTGATCTGACCGAGATAGATCTGATCTATGACGCGGAACAGGGCGGAGGAATCGTAGTTACACCGGGGTTGGTCAACGCGCACGCGCACCCGCCCATGTATCTGCTCCGGTCCACGCTCACATTTTCCGAGGCGAATTTAGAAAAAACCCTGCGTGGCATGGCAAGACTAGAAGGGAAGATGAATGAAGATGATTTTTTCCTGGGAGCAGTGGGGGATTTTACCGAACAGCAGAAATTTGGAATTTCCACGACACTGAGTCACTACGGTGTTTTTAATCCGATTGATGACGCGGCAAAACTGACCGGTCAGGTAGTAATCAACGCGATCAGCGCGGTAAGTAATTCACACCCGGAAAATACGCCGGCGATGGTTGAAAAATATTTGAAAAATAAAGCAAAGTATCATACAGAACCGGCTATTGCGATTCATGAGCCGTCCAAAGCTTCCGAAGCAATTTTCAAAAAAGTGAGGATTCTGCAGAAGAAATATAACGCTCTTTTTACTATCCATGTTGCGGAAACTAAAGAGTCGCTGGAGAAATCGGTAAAGAAGTTTGGTGAGCATCCGGTAAAAACACTGGACCGGTTTGGCCTCTTGAATCCACGGACAATGATGTCGCACGTTGTGCACGTCGGCCGGGAGGAAGTAGCATTGATTTTAAAGAGAAAGGCGGGAGTGGTTCATTTGCCGACGTCTAATCTATTGCACCGAAGTGGGCAGTTTGATTATCCGCTGTTTCATAAACTGAAAGCAACCGGACAGATCGCGCTTGGTACGGACAGTGTTGTCAGTAAAAATAGACTGGATCTACTTACGGAAGCTCTGCAAACAAAAACCATGCATCAAAACAGGAAGATTGTTCCGTACAGTGATTTATTCAATATGATAACTGCACAGGGTGCCAGGTTACTCGGTCTCAAAAAGGTAGGAAAATTATTGCCCGGATACAGGGCGGATATTGCATTTTGGAAACTGCAGGACCGCGGGTTTTTGCCGTACAATTCCAAGGATCCTAAAACCCTGGTCAGTAATATGATTACATATGGCGGAAGAAATATCAGGGACCTGATGATCAACGGAAGTTTTGTGATTTCCAACCGCAAGCATAATTTTATCAACGAAACTAACCTGTTGATGCAACTTCAGCTGGCGCATATGCAGTTGAGGAAAAAAATATAG
- a CDS encoding ABC transporter permease, with product MKYEFKIPFFLAFRQITRGSKWTFFLIIFLMAAAFINLVFVSSLFKGVIKGSNEQVINMYSGHILIKPNSGKDVFENRNNVIEKIVQIPGIESVTTQFEIGGNLALGEKNGNWIVNAINPEQEIKVTKIFDNMISGEYLKSGDQSGIILGKQIAGGDVAELDAFSLHAEIGDVIKANLNGIEKEFVVRGIFNSKYMSVDNTAFITYAGLDSVFPSLADQANTALVRLNEPRDEQAVIEQIKESGIHGTYYTWEDAAGMMNSVTTSFLSIDFILSLVATLIAAVTIFIVVYIDISNKKQQIGILRAIGVKPYIIRSAYVIISSIYSVIGVALGAALFFGAIMPYFIAHPFVLPIVDATLAIEPADFIFRMESIIIVSILVSLIPSFMITRIKLLNAIWGK from the coding sequence ATGAAATATGAATTCAAAATTCCATTTTTCCTTGCATTCCGACAGATTACCCGTGGCAGTAAGTGGACTTTCTTTTTGATAATATTCTTAATGGCGGCTGCATTTATCAACCTAGTTTTTGTTTCCTCGCTTTTTAAAGGTGTTATTAAGGGATCAAACGAACAGGTAATTAATATGTATTCCGGTCACATTTTGATTAAACCGAACAGCGGAAAAGATGTTTTTGAAAACCGAAACAATGTTATTGAAAAAATTGTACAAATCCCCGGTATTGAATCGGTAACCACGCAGTTTGAAATCGGTGGAAATCTTGCATTGGGTGAAAAAAACGGTAACTGGATTGTTAATGCAATTAATCCCGAACAAGAAATAAAAGTAACAAAGATTTTTGACAATATGATTTCCGGAGAATACTTAAAGTCCGGCGATCAGAGTGGAATTATTCTCGGCAAACAGATTGCCGGCGGAGATGTCGCGGAACTAGACGCTTTCTCCCTGCACGCGGAAATCGGTGATGTCATAAAAGCAAATCTTAACGGCATTGAAAAAGAGTTTGTCGTAAGGGGAATATTTAATTCAAAATATATGTCCGTGGACAATACCGCATTCATCACATACGCAGGATTGGATTCGGTTTTTCCATCATTAGCTGATCAGGCAAATACCGCTTTAGTCCGGCTTAATGAACCCCGTGATGAGCAGGCAGTGATAGAACAAATAAAAGAAAGTGGAATTCATGGAACATACTATACCTGGGAGGACGCGGCCGGTATGATGAACTCGGTAACGACTAGTTTTCTGTCAATTGATTTCATTTTAAGTCTGGTCGCCACGCTGATTGCCGCAGTTACAATATTTATTGTCGTTTACATAGATATCTCAAATAAAAAACAGCAAATTGGAATTCTAAGGGCGATCGGCGTGAAACCTTATATCATCCGTTCCGCGTACGTAATAATCTCTTCTATATATTCCGTGATCGGCGTTGCTCTAGGCGCTGCATTGTTTTTCGGTGCAATTATGCCGTATTTTATCGCTCACCCTTTTGTATTGCCGATTGTTGACGCCACATTAGCAATTGAGCCTGCGGATTTCATTTTCCGGATGGAATCAATTATCATTGTTTCAATTCTGGTCAGCCTAATTCCCTCTTTTATGATCACTAGGATAAAATTGTTAAACGCTATCTGGGGTAAATAA
- a CDS encoding glycosyltransferase family 39 protein, whose amino-acid sequence MWTDEASIAISIINLPLDRIAHSLDYLQVAPLGFLWIEKIFITFFGISEYAFRLFPLICGILSIIAFYKLAKQIISKLFLPLSVFIFSVSFPLIDFSTEIKPYIVDVLIVILILNTALFMKNRRYTIRYGILFGILGSFLIYFSFPASFFLAGTGTSFFIYYIVNKQWGQLKAVSLSIILWIINIILYYFSFLKYFISSSYLSFFWHDGFLSSPFSMEGLGQWEVTFIRIFDYPGMYNLLSIPIGIIFIFGLIKLFKQSKFSFYILVSPVVFLTIASILHYYPIYGRLVLFLLPLIILGVIKGLASIYSKSHIRKSIVIFTLLIILLSQSVYGISSAIFPVEKCEIDVVFEYVENNRKQDDIIYIPFDVASLYEYYQLRMQIPESNYYVSNFAGRNREQYLKELEQLSENNERIWIITTHKTSWENPGFFEYRAFFLNYLSQAGELIDSLIAHEASAHLFYTDK is encoded by the coding sequence TTGTGGACAGATGAAGCATCAATTGCTATTAGCATCATTAATTTGCCTCTGGACAGGATTGCACACTCGCTGGATTATCTTCAAGTGGCCCCGCTCGGTTTTCTATGGATTGAAAAAATATTTATTACCTTTTTTGGCATAAGTGAATATGCTTTTAGGCTTTTTCCGCTCATCTGCGGGATTCTTTCTATTATAGCGTTTTACAAATTAGCAAAACAAATAATTTCCAAATTATTTTTACCTTTGTCAGTTTTTATTTTTTCTGTATCATTTCCACTTATTGATTTTTCAACTGAAATCAAACCATACATTGTTGACGTACTGATTGTGATACTCATACTAAACACCGCACTGTTTATGAAAAATAGAAGATACACAATCAGATATGGAATATTATTTGGAATACTCGGGTCATTTTTAATTTATTTTTCATTTCCGGCATCATTTTTTTTGGCCGGAACCGGAACAAGCTTTTTTATATATTACATAGTGAATAAGCAATGGGGGCAGCTAAAAGCCGTGTCTCTGTCCATAATTTTATGGATAATAAATATTATTCTCTACTATTTTTCTTTTCTTAAGTATTTTATTTCAAGCAGCTACCTATCATTTTTTTGGCACGACGGATTTCTGAGTTCTCCTTTCAGTATGGAAGGACTGGGACAATGGGAAGTAACTTTTATCAGAATATTTGATTATCCAGGTATGTATAATCTTCTTTCTATTCCAATAGGCATCATTTTTATTTTTGGGTTAATTAAACTCTTCAAACAATCCAAATTCAGTTTTTATATATTAGTTTCACCTGTCGTATTTTTGACTATCGCATCAATTCTTCATTACTATCCGATTTATGGAAGACTTGTTCTATTTTTACTGCCATTAATAATTCTGGGGGTAATAAAAGGCCTTGCTTCAATCTATAGCAAATCACATATTAGAAAATCAATAGTAATTTTTACACTTCTAATCATACTCCTATCTCAATCTGTTTATGGTATATCTTCCGCAATTTTCCCAGTAGAGAAATGTGAAATTGATGTTGTATTTGAATATGTTGAAAATAATAGAAAACAAGATGACATTATTTATATTCCTTTTGATGTTGCTTCCCTATATGAATATTACCAGCTCAGGATGCAAATCCCCGAATCAAACTACTATGTTTCAAACTTTGCGGGAAGAAATCGGGAACAATATTTAAAAGAACTGGAACAATTATCAGAAAATAATGAGAGAATATGGATTATAACAACACATAAAACCTCGTGGGAAAACCCGGGATTCTTTGAGTACCGCGCATTCTTCCTGAATTATTTATCACAAGCCGGCGAGCTTATTGATTCCCTAATCGCCCATGAGGCATCGGCGCATCTTTTTTATACTGACAAATAG
- a CDS encoding biotin/lipoyl-containing protein, translated as MDLKKVRQIVSLLQEHPTIAELEVRNMRGFSKIRVRMSPSDSSASQPQTAEKLAVQEQLCTIESPSVGWFLAAADLEENPPLIEGSFVSQGETVGYIEIHGLKNPVVSQFEGTIRQIHAETGQPVEYGQRLYTISLSGPSG; from the coding sequence ATGGACTTGAAAAAAGTCCGGCAAATAGTCAGCCTGCTCCAAGAGCATCCAACTATTGCCGAGCTGGAAGTAAGGAACATGAGGGGATTTTCCAAGATCCGTGTTCGAATGTCACCTTCGGACAGTTCCGCCAGCCAGCCGCAGACTGCGGAAAAGTTGGCGGTCCAGGAACAGCTGTGTACTATCGAATCGCCGTCTGTGGGATGGTTTTTGGCCGCGGCCGATCTGGAGGAAAATCCGCCACTCATCGAGGGCAGTTTTGTTTCGCAGGGCGAAACCGTGGGTTATATTGAAATACACGGGCTGAAAAACCCGGTCGTTTCCCAATTTGAGGGTACAATCAGGCAGATTCATGCCGAAACCGGTCAACCGGTCGAGTACGGCCAGAGACTGTACACAATATCCCTGTCCGGACCTTCCGGATGA
- a CDS encoding TerC/Alx family metal homeostasis membrane protein: MDIQTKLFILFGVVVTLFLIIDLGFFNRKSHKIEFRPALYQSIFWIVISVLFGLLIYIYMDRELAAQFMSAYVTEKMLSVDNLFVIMLIFSYFKLEEKYHHRVLFWGIMGAIVFRGVFIGVGAYIIHQFHWVLYVFGAVLLYTGIKLLRDKKEEHIHFNDNKIIKLARKYLPFTVNHHNGKFFTREHGKFMFTSLFMIMILIEATDILFAVDSIPAVFAISQNFFIVFTSNIFAILGLRALFFLIESVLHRFHHLQKGLAFILLFIGIKMLSGILGVHISSLVSFGIIMFALFSSIILSILFPKKI; this comes from the coding sequence ATGGATATTCAGACAAAATTGTTTATTCTGTTCGGAGTAGTTGTTACTCTGTTTTTAATTATTGATCTCGGTTTTTTTAACCGGAAAAGCCATAAAATTGAATTCAGACCGGCATTATATCAGTCAATATTCTGGATAGTGATTTCTGTGCTCTTTGGTCTGCTGATATATATTTACATGGACAGGGAATTGGCAGCTCAGTTTATGAGTGCCTATGTAACGGAAAAAATGTTGTCTGTCGACAATCTGTTTGTGATTATGCTTATCTTCAGCTATTTTAAGCTAGAGGAAAAATATCATCACAGAGTGCTGTTCTGGGGTATTATGGGGGCAATTGTATTCAGAGGAGTATTTATCGGTGTTGGTGCATATATTATTCATCAATTTCACTGGGTACTTTATGTTTTTGGTGCAGTACTGCTTTATACTGGAATTAAGCTTTTACGTGATAAAAAAGAAGAGCATATTCATTTTAATGATAATAAGATTATCAAGCTCGCGCGTAAATATTTACCATTCACGGTAAATCATCATAATGGCAAATTCTTCACCCGAGAGCACGGTAAGTTTATGTTTACTTCACTATTTATGATCATGATATTGATTGAAGCGACAGATATTCTTTTTGCTGTAGATTCTATTCCAGCAGTTTTCGCAATATCTCAAAATTTCTTTATCGTTTTCACCTCAAACATCTTTGCAATCCTGGGGTTAAGGGCACTGTTTTTCCTGATTGAAAGTGTTCTGCATCGATTTCATCATTTACAAAAAGGACTAGCATTTATCCTTCTGTTTATTGGAATAAAAATGCTTTCTGGAATTCTTGGCGTTCACATATCATCCTTAGTTTCATTTGGCATAATTATGTTTGCGCTTTTCTCATCAATTATTTTATCAATTCTGTTTCCGAAGAAAATATAA
- a CDS encoding ABC transporter ATP-binding protein, translated as MEQQAIISIKNIEKTYNLGEIKVKALRKISLDIQEGEFLIITGRNGSGKSTLLRQIGLLDWPNRGEIYLDGDEVTHLNEKHRRGIRHNKIGYIFQEYALIPELNAIENVMLPAMLTEPTKICRPRAIDLLKKVGLENRLKHQPKQMSGGEQQKVAIARALINNPKILFADEPTANLDSVAAAGILEIFERLHAEGHTIVMISHEQDEKSYASRIIELRDGILL; from the coding sequence ATGGAACAGCAAGCAATCATCTCAATTAAAAATATTGAGAAAACATATAACCTTGGCGAAATCAAGGTTAAGGCACTCCGAAAAATCTCCTTAGATATTCAAGAAGGAGAATTTTTGATTATTACCGGCAGAAACGGATCAGGAAAATCCACCCTACTCCGCCAGATCGGACTTTTGGACTGGCCGAACCGCGGTGAAATATATCTGGACGGTGATGAAGTAACTCATCTGAATGAGAAGCACCGACGCGGAATCCGCCACAATAAAATCGGCTATATTTTTCAGGAATACGCATTAATACCGGAATTAAACGCCATTGAAAACGTAATGCTCCCAGCCATGCTGACTGAACCGACAAAAATATGCAGACCAAGAGCAATTGATTTACTGAAAAAAGTCGGTTTGGAAAACCGGCTCAAACACCAGCCGAAACAAATGTCCGGAGGAGAACAGCAGAAGGTAGCGATTGCCCGCGCTCTGATCAACAACCCAAAAATACTTTTTGCTGATGAACCGACCGCCAACCTGGATTCAGTCGCAGCCGCAGGAATTCTGGAAATTTTTGAGAGACTGCACGCTGAAGGTCATACAATTGTGATGATTTCCCACGAACAGGACGAAAAAAGTTATGCCAGCAGAATTATTGAATTAAGAGATGGGATTTTATTATGA
- a CDS encoding HAD-IA family hydrolase encodes MIKAIIFDFGNVIASFDNGLFLNKIAKHTGKSVFELSKLIYEKSKLPSYYEQGKINSDEFYNQVIELCDLIITPKQFREAYTKIFTPIPETIELIHQLKPNYKLGLLSSTSEWDFEYGFKPIIDMNIFDSITLTYQLGSKKPDTKLFDDALKKLKVLPKEVLYIDDLPVVVEAAEHFGMQTILYQNPDKLLGDLRKFEIMINGNYQSHSKQKITVVNENDEEIGFKYRDQINKSDIFRATGLWITNSKGNVLLAKRALTKSINPGKWSAAVAGTVETGETYEQNIIKEAKEEIGIFGLKFMSYEKTRVRNSSNFFIQWFTLAINKNAEEFMLQTEEVAEVRWFKQSELKKLLIEKPEMFTSSLSQWISLFIAK; translated from the coding sequence ATGATTAAAGCAATCATATTTGATTTCGGGAATGTCATAGCCAGTTTTGACAATGGCTTGTTTTTGAATAAAATTGCCAAACATACCGGCAAATCTGTTTTTGAGTTGAGCAAATTAATTTATGAAAAATCAAAACTACCAAGTTATTACGAGCAGGGCAAAATTAATTCCGATGAATTTTACAATCAAGTTATAGAATTATGTGATTTAATAATAACTCCGAAACAGTTTAGAGAAGCCTATACCAAAATCTTCACTCCCATCCCGGAGACAATCGAGCTGATTCATCAGCTAAAACCAAATTACAAGCTGGGACTCTTATCCAGCACCAGCGAGTGGGATTTTGAATATGGGTTTAAACCTATAATTGATATGAATATTTTTGATTCCATTACATTGACCTACCAACTTGGATCAAAAAAACCGGATACGAAATTATTTGACGATGCTTTAAAGAAATTAAAGGTACTGCCAAAAGAAGTTTTATATATTGATGATCTACCGGTTGTAGTTGAAGCGGCAGAGCACTTCGGCATGCAGACAATTTTGTATCAGAATCCAGATAAACTACTGGGAGATCTTAGGAAGTTTGAAATCATGATTAATGGTAATTATCAATCACATTCCAAACAAAAAATCACTGTTGTAAACGAAAATGACGAGGAAATCGGATTTAAATACAGAGATCAGATTAATAAAAGTGATATTTTTCGTGCGACCGGACTGTGGATCACTAACTCAAAGGGCAATGTATTATTAGCTAAAAGAGCGTTAACTAAAAGTATTAATCCGGGGAAGTGGAGCGCGGCTGTCGCAGGGACTGTTGAAACAGGAGAAACCTACGAACAAAACATAATAAAAGAAGCTAAGGAGGAAATTGGCATCTTTGGTTTGAAGTTCATGTCATATGAAAAAACAAGAGTCCGGAATTCTAGCAACTTTTTTATCCAATGGTTTACTTTGGCAATTAACAAGAATGCTGAGGAATTCATGCTACAAACAGAGGAAGTAGCTGAAGTAAGATGGTTCAAGCAATCCGAGCTGAAAAAACTGCTAATCGAAAAACCGGAAATGTTTACTTCGTCACTTTCCCAATGGATTTCGCTTTTTATCGCAAAATAA
- the queG gene encoding tRNA epoxyqueuosine(34) reductase QueG, with protein MLNAKQIILEGNSLGFDLLGVMPVQPSKYKHQLDQWLRNGMAGEMEWIRRGQEKRDNPKRVFPEAKTVIMVGMNYFNQDISADLLNDPSRGIIARYAWFDDYHEIVKLRLEKLVGSISVILKKNINAKVYVDTGPFLEREYASRSGLGFIGNNTSLINYRMGSYLFLGEILIDAELESFLMKRIGSCGTCQRCRNSCPTDALVQNRVLDARRCISYLTIELKGSIPEEMRPLMKNRIYGCDICQEVCPWNSKSKEASINEFKAKNDLIAPKLNDLAKMSQTEFNSRFKNSPIKRTKYRGFMRNVAVALGNWGSKEALCAIELLIKNEDELVRTHAIWAKKQILL; from the coding sequence ATGCTAAATGCAAAACAGATAATCTTGGAGGGAAATTCACTTGGTTTTGATTTACTTGGTGTAATGCCAGTGCAACCCAGTAAATATAAACATCAACTTGACCAGTGGCTGAGAAACGGAATGGCGGGAGAGATGGAATGGATTCGCCGAGGTCAGGAAAAGCGTGATAATCCGAAAAGAGTATTCCCAGAGGCAAAAACCGTGATCATGGTCGGCATGAATTATTTTAATCAAGATATATCAGCAGATTTACTTAATGATCCATCCAGAGGAATTATTGCGCGGTATGCCTGGTTTGATGATTATCATGAAATCGTAAAACTTCGTCTGGAAAAACTTGTCGGATCGATTTCAGTAATATTAAAAAAGAATATCAACGCCAAGGTTTATGTAGACACGGGTCCTTTCCTGGAGCGGGAATACGCTAGCCGGTCCGGACTGGGTTTCATCGGTAATAATACCAGTCTGATAAATTACCGGATGGGTTCATATCTTTTTCTCGGTGAGATTTTGATCGATGCGGAATTAGAAAGCTTTCTAATGAAGCGGATCGGATCCTGCGGAACATGCCAGCGCTGCCGAAATAGCTGCCCAACCGACGCGCTGGTGCAGAACCGGGTTTTGGACGCCAGACGATGTATATCGTATTTGACCATAGAGCTGAAAGGCAGTATTCCAGAGGAAATGCGCCCGTTAATGAAAAACAGAATCTACGGATGCGATATTTGCCAGGAAGTGTGTCCTTGGAACAGCAAATCGAAGGAGGCATCAATAAATGAATTCAAAGCTAAAAATGATTTGATTGCCCCTAAACTGAATGATCTTGCCAAAATGTCGCAGACTGAATTTAACTCTCGCTTCAAAAACAGTCCGATTAAAAGAACAAAATACAGGGGATTTATGAGAAACGTGGCGGTGGCTCTGGGAAACTGGGGGAGCAAGGAAGCACTGTGTGCTATAGAGCTATTAATTAAAAATGAAGATGAACTGGTGCGAACCCACGCAATTTGGGCAAAAAAGCAAATACTGCTATAA